One Oscillospiraceae bacterium genomic region harbors:
- a CDS encoding DUF3847 domain-containing protein: protein MNEKITAHPQKEEREKVLKEIRQLENRKKILENKQRNEERRVRTRRLIERGAILEGIFPLAPDLSGAEVKAFLIALSHLPGAAELTANLSKSGDTP, encoded by the coding sequence ATGAACGAAAAAATTACAGCCCACCCCCAAAAAGAAGAACGGGAGAAAGTCCTGAAGGAAATCCGACAGCTTGAAAACCGAAAGAAGATTTTGGAGAACAAGCAGCGGAACGAAGAACGCAGGGTTCGCACCCGCCGCCTGATTGAGCGCGGAGCCATTTTGGAGGGGATTTTCCCGTTGGCTCCCGACCTTTCCGGCGCAGAGGTTAAAGCCTTTCTGATTGCCCTGTCCCATCTTCCGGGGGCTGCGGAATTGACTGCAAACCTGTCAAAATCCGGGGATACGCCATAA
- a CDS encoding relaxase/mobilization nuclease domain-containing protein: MSDNRKYYYLKLKENYFDDDSIVLLESMQDGVLYSNILLKLYLKSLKHGGRLQLDEDISSLNCGGEDFAVACMRANLRYEKNQKREDVKSHHYIISFDPRDGTDNGLTTDRAQELGEQFCKAHFPGHQALICTHPDGHNHSGNIHVHIVINSLRIYEVPLLPYMDRPADTREGCKHRCTNAAMEYFKSEVMEMCHREGLYQIDLLNGSKERITEREYWAAKKGQLALDKENAAREAAGQPTKPTKFETDKAKLRRTIRQALSQAASFDEFSSLLLQEGVTVKESRGRLSYLTPDRTKPITARKLGDDFDKAAVLALLTQNAHRAAEQTKAIPEYPHTQKGRLQEEKAAKTTPADNILQRMVDREAKRAEGKGVGYDRWAAKHNLKQMAATVTAYQQYGFSSPEELDEACSAAYAAMQESLAELKQVEKTLNGKKELQRQVLAYSKTRPVRDGLKQQKNAKAKAAYRQKYESDFIIADAAARYFRENGISKLPSYKALQAEIETLIQEKNSGYNDYRAKREEYRRLQTVKGNIDQILHRERKPVKRQEQER; the protein is encoded by the coding sequence ATGTCAGACAATCGAAAATATTATTATCTGAAACTCAAAGAAAACTATTTTGACGATGATTCCATCGTGCTGCTGGAAAGTATGCAGGACGGCGTGCTGTATTCCAACATTCTGCTTAAGCTGTACCTGAAATCGCTGAAACATGGCGGGCGGCTCCAGCTTGACGAGGACATTTCTTCCCTTAACTGCGGGGGCGAGGATTTCGCTGTTGCCTGTATGCGGGCTAATCTCCGCTATGAGAAAAACCAAAAACGGGAAGATGTGAAAAGCCACCACTATATCATCAGCTTTGACCCACGGGACGGGACAGACAACGGCTTGACCACAGACCGGGCGCAGGAACTGGGGGAACAGTTCTGCAAGGCACATTTCCCCGGACACCAAGCCCTAATCTGCACCCACCCGGACGGGCATAACCACAGCGGGAATATCCATGTGCATATCGTCATCAACTCCCTGCGGATTTACGAAGTCCCGCTTCTGCCCTACATGGACAGACCAGCCGACACAAGGGAGGGCTGCAAGCACCGCTGTACCAATGCCGCTATGGAATATTTCAAGAGTGAAGTCATGGAGATGTGCCACCGGGAGGGGCTTTACCAAATCGACCTCTTGAACGGCAGCAAGGAACGGATAACCGAACGGGAATACTGGGCGGCAAAGAAAGGGCAGCTTGCCCTTGATAAAGAGAACGCCGCCAGAGAAGCCGCAGGACAGCCGACCAAGCCCACCAAGTTTGAAACGGACAAGGCGAAGCTGCGCCGGACGATACGGCAGGCACTTTCCCAAGCTGCCAGCTTTGACGAGTTTTCTTCCCTTTTGCTGCAGGAGGGTGTGACCGTCAAGGAGAGCCGGGGGCGGCTTTCCTACCTCACGCCGGACAGGACGAAGCCTATCACAGCCCGGAAGCTGGGGGACGATTTTGACAAGGCTGCTGTCCTTGCCCTGCTTACGCAGAACGCCCACAGAGCCGCCGAACAGACCAAAGCCATACCGGAATACCCACACACCCAAAAGGGACGCTTGCAGGAGGAAAAAGCCGCAAAAACCACCCCGGCAGACAACATCTTGCAGCGCATGGTTGACCGGGAAGCCAAGCGAGCCGAGGGCAAGGGCGTGGGTTATGACCGCTGGGCGGCAAAGCACAACCTAAAGCAGATGGCGGCTACCGTTACTGCCTACCAGCAGTACGGCTTTTCTTCCCCGGAGGAACTGGACGAAGCCTGTTCTGCCGCCTATGCCGCCATGCAGGAAAGCCTTGCAGAGCTGAAGCAGGTGGAAAAGACGCTGAACGGGAAAAAGGAGCTGCAACGACAGGTGCTTGCCTATTCCAAGACCCGCCCTGTCCGGGACGGGCTGAAACAGCAGAAAAACGCCAAAGCAAAAGCAGCCTACCGTCAGAAGTACGAAAGCGACTTTATCATAGCAGACGCAGCCGCCCGCTATTTCAGGGAGAACGGCATTTCCAAGCTGCCGAGCTATAAAGCCCTGCAAGCAGAGATTGAAACCCTTATCCAAGAGAAAAACAGCGGCTACAACGATTACCGGGCAAAACGGGAGGAATACCGCCGCTTACAGACTGTCAAGGGCAATATCGACCAGATTTTACACCGGGAGCGCAAGCCTGTGAAAAGGCAGGAACAGGAACGATAA
- a CDS encoding ABC transporter permease translates to MWNLLKAELLKLRRCQILWVGLVALALCPLVQYGSQLIVEVEYRNPNYDFSTLFENVVWGNTQMFFPISLVMIGSWLIDRESTHDTLKNIMTIPVSMPKMLGAKLFWVGIFAVLLGIYSVGVTLITGLTVGLSGLTVEVFFHGGTQIVLAALTTYLVCMPLILIFGQIRGAYLGGSILAFFLGYSMLFFKGGILASIYPFSAALILVGFDMSGYAGTTTAPNPLLAVIGVGIMVLWAVLLLLMSSNKKEIKSRKQANSKGKGKRAVRRKGR, encoded by the coding sequence ATGTGGAATTTATTAAAAGCAGAATTGCTCAAGCTACGCCGGTGCCAAATACTTTGGGTGGGGCTGGTGGCGCTTGCACTCTGTCCGTTGGTGCAATATGGGAGCCAGCTGATTGTGGAGGTGGAGTACCGAAATCCAAACTATGATTTTTCCACTCTGTTTGAGAATGTTGTCTGGGGCAATACGCAGATGTTTTTTCCGATTTCACTGGTGATGATTGGCAGCTGGCTGATTGACAGAGAATCCACCCATGATACGCTGAAAAACATCATGACAATTCCTGTTTCCATGCCGAAAATGCTGGGAGCTAAGCTCTTTTGGGTCGGGATTTTTGCAGTCCTGCTGGGAATATACAGCGTTGGCGTTACCTTGATTACTGGATTGACGGTTGGATTATCGGGACTGACAGTGGAAGTGTTTTTTCATGGAGGTACACAGATCGTGTTGGCAGCTCTGACGACCTATTTGGTCTGTATGCCGCTGATCTTGATTTTTGGGCAGATCCGAGGGGCATATCTGGGAGGTTCCATTCTGGCGTTTTTCCTTGGATATAGCATGCTGTTCTTCAAAGGCGGTATCCTTGCCAGCATCTATCCGTTTTCTGCTGCGCTGATTTTAGTGGGCTTTGACATGAGTGGATATGCCGGAACAACCACAGCCCCGAATCCTTTGCTGGCAGTCATTGGGGTTGGCATCATGGTTCTCTGGGCGGTGCTGTTGTTACTGATGTCCAGTAACAAAAAAGAAATAAAATCCCGTAAACAGGCAAATTCCAAGGGAAAAGGAAAGCGTGCTGTACGCAGGAAAGGAAGGTGA
- a CDS encoding type II toxin-antitoxin system RelB/DinJ family antitoxin produces MAGNTTNISIRMDADLKAQADALFTELGMNLTTAFNIFVRQSLREGGIPFEVRLEQPNKETVAAMLEAERIAKDPSVKGYNDLDELFADLKR; encoded by the coding sequence ATGGCTGGAAATACCACAAACATCAGTATCCGCATGGACGCAGATTTGAAAGCGCAGGCGGACGCACTGTTTACTGAACTTGGCATGAACCTGACTACGGCGTTTAACATCTTTGTGCGCCAGTCGCTTCGTGAAGGCGGCATTCCCTTTGAGGTAAGGCTGGAACAGCCGAACAAAGAAACGGTTGCTGCCATGCTGGAAGCGGAAAGGATTGCAAAAGACCCGTCTGTAAAGGGCTACAATGACCTTGACGAGTTGTTTGCTGACCTGAAAAGATGA
- a CDS encoding cysteine-rich VLP domain-containing protein produces MKNNKTEPIPVMDYRQYRRARRLVHECCNYIDGNCISLDDGEECVCVQSISYSLLCRWFRAAVLPQDKELETALFHRLNAKKCAVCGALFTPGSNRAKYCPECAARMKRINAAKRKRKQREKCHALGAEKPL; encoded by the coding sequence ATGAAGAACAACAAGACTGAACCTATCCCTGTCATGGATTACCGCCAGTACCGCAGAGCGCGGAGACTGGTGCATGAGTGCTGCAACTACATCGACGGAAACTGTATCTCTCTGGACGATGGGGAGGAATGTGTCTGTGTCCAGTCTATTTCCTACTCCCTGTTGTGCAGGTGGTTTCGGGCGGCGGTATTGCCGCAGGATAAGGAACTGGAAACGGCGCTGTTCCACCGGCTAAATGCTAAGAAATGCGCCGTATGCGGGGCGCTGTTTACCCCCGGTTCTAACAGGGCCAAATACTGCCCGGAATGTGCCGCACGCATGAAGCGGATCAACGCCGCAAAGCGCAAGCGGAAACAACGGGAGAAATGTCACGCTTTAGGGGCTGAAAAACCCTTGTAA
- a CDS encoding ECF-type sigma factor, with the protein MEVTINYNGQAVAVEVTLEVYEFLDRADHKTENLFHEQRRHWDGREFDEYIITTEGVGAYGETPEEYLCRMETLHELMAVLDTCTEAQRRRFLLYALEGLSLAEIGVLCGCSKVAVYQSVEAVRKKFINFFENRLNE; encoded by the coding sequence ATGGAAGTTACCATCAATTATAACGGACAAGCTGTGGCCGTGGAGGTCACGCTGGAAGTCTATGAATTTCTTGACAGGGCCGATCACAAAACGGAGAACCTGTTCCATGAACAGCGGCGGCATTGGGATGGCCGGGAGTTTGACGAGTACATCATTACCACCGAGGGTGTAGGAGCCTACGGCGAAACGCCGGAAGAATACCTTTGCCGCATGGAAACGCTGCATGAGCTGATGGCGGTTCTGGACACCTGTACCGAGGCTCAGCGCCGCCGGTTCCTGCTCTATGCGCTTGAGGGACTGAGCCTTGCAGAGATCGGTGTGCTGTGCGGCTGCTCCAAAGTGGCTGTGTATCAAAGTGTGGAGGCTGTCAGAAAAAAATTTATAAATTTCTTTGAAAACAGGCTTAACGAATGA
- a CDS encoding ABC transporter permease has product MLKLIKCEFLKLKRKPLVFISLLLSVFMPLAYAFFLADVNTDVDAVNGVMSSLFQLSAYLLLMPLLVILASNLLFEELDNDTLKNLVTIPINRTKLVLSKMLVLLLFAVGFMAVGGLVNLAVLLFQGWEPVGFWTLFGVGIEEGLIMWVGALPCILLVVLLNKNYIVSVVITFFYTTANYILSMSDAFLTQPFGLNIGTLFPGPLAFRWTFQFYDQSQTSAELADLLERISPYFLNGVQVFGVIVVEAVVFLALIALVYRRQEI; this is encoded by the coding sequence TTGCTTAAACTAATCAAATGCGAATTTTTGAAATTAAAACGGAAGCCCTTGGTATTTATTTCTCTGCTGCTTTCTGTTTTCATGCCATTGGCTTATGCTTTCTTTCTGGCAGATGTAAACACTGATGTGGATGCTGTAAATGGAGTGATGTCCAGCCTGTTCCAGCTCAGTGCTTATTTGCTTTTGATGCCGCTCCTTGTGATACTGGCTTCCAATCTGCTGTTTGAGGAGCTGGACAATGACACACTAAAAAACCTTGTTACCATACCGATAAACAGAACCAAGTTGGTGCTGTCCAAGATGCTGGTTTTGCTATTGTTTGCCGTTGGCTTTATGGCAGTTGGAGGATTGGTAAATCTTGCGGTTTTGCTGTTTCAGGGCTGGGAGCCAGTTGGGTTTTGGACCTTGTTTGGCGTTGGGATAGAAGAAGGGCTGATTATGTGGGTAGGCGCACTTCCATGTATCCTGCTCGTTGTTCTTCTTAATAAAAACTATATCGTGTCGGTCGTGATTACCTTTTTCTATACGACTGCAAATTATATCCTTTCGATGAGCGATGCGTTCCTCACACAGCCTTTTGGTTTGAATATCGGAACCCTGTTTCCGGGACCGCTGGCTTTCCGCTGGACCTTCCAATTTTATGACCAAAGCCAGACCAGTGCGGAATTGGCAGACTTGTTGGAACGGATCAGTCCGTATTTTCTGAATGGTGTTCAGGTGTTCGGTGTGATTGTTGTGGAAGCCGTTGTATTTCTTGCGCTGATTGCGTTGGTTTACCGGCGCCAGGAAATCTAA
- a CDS encoding RNA polymerase subunit sigma-24, translated as MKTINLRWMYPHYRHDEFVDVTDEVWAAMYQAQREMENYERRKVYHRAYYSLDAYSWLENYALEHSRSPEDILLEREEMTTRLHLIAALPAALAHATPTQARRVHAYYIDGIKQPEISRREGIHSSKVSVAIHRGLRNMRRCYDDLFQTE; from the coding sequence ATGAAAACAATCAATCTGCGGTGGATGTATCCCCACTACCGGCATGACGAGTTTGTGGATGTTACGGACGAGGTATGGGCAGCGATGTATCAGGCCCAGCGGGAGATGGAGAACTATGAGCGTCGGAAAGTCTACCACCGCGCCTACTACTCTCTGGACGCATACAGCTGGCTGGAAAATTACGCACTGGAACACAGCAGATCGCCGGAAGATATTTTGCTGGAACGAGAAGAAATGACCACCCGCCTGCACCTGATTGCAGCTCTGCCTGCGGCTCTGGCTCATGCCACTCCGACACAGGCCCGCCGTGTTCACGCCTACTATATTGACGGTATCAAGCAGCCGGAAATCTCCCGGAGAGAGGGTATCCATAGCAGTAAGGTCAGCGTTGCCATCCACCGGGGGCTGCGGAATATGCGCCGTTGCTATGATGACCTTTTTCAAACAGAGTGA
- a CDS encoding MobA/MobL family protein translates to MFPIDFCHIPVSIIKRSAGRSAVAAAAYRSGTKLTNEWDGMTHDYTRKGGIVHAEIMLPAHAPPEFADRSILWNSVEQIEKARDSQLAREIEAALPRELSGEQQLALVRAYVKDNFVDKGMCADFAIHDKGTGNPHVHIMLTLRPLKENGQWGAKCRKAYDLDENGQRIPDGKGGWKNHREDTTDWNDKGNVEIWRAAWAAYTNRALESAGRPERIDHRSYKRQGIDKIPSVHLGPAASQMEKRGIRTDKGEVNRQIAADNKLLKEIKARITRLYRWSKDEAEKPQTQQSSLTALWEAQQQLNAPRTRTGKIRALQESAALFSFLQANGIQSMQQLHEKIDDMNSRYYDLRGKIVKAERRIATLTERGEMWEQYNQYKSIHKQLAKVKPEKWEQFEQRHSRELILYDAAARYLKELKASGEGITPKAWQREIDQLTAGKQTDTLAMKSMREDLKAVERLRKTAEQLSRQERDKSHERGPER, encoded by the coding sequence GTGTTCCCCATAGATTTCTGTCATATCCCCGTCAGTATCATCAAGCGCAGCGCAGGCCGTTCTGCCGTTGCCGCAGCTGCTTACCGCAGCGGAACCAAGCTGACAAATGAATGGGATGGAATGACCCACGACTACACCCGGAAAGGCGGCATTGTCCATGCGGAGATCATGCTGCCTGCCCACGCCCCGCCAGAATTTGCAGACCGTTCTATCCTCTGGAACAGTGTGGAGCAAATCGAGAAAGCAAGGGACAGCCAGCTTGCCCGCGAGATCGAAGCAGCCCTGCCCCGTGAACTATCCGGCGAACAACAGCTTGCCCTTGTGCGTGCCTATGTGAAGGACAACTTTGTAGACAAAGGAATGTGCGCCGACTTTGCTATCCATGACAAGGGAACCGGCAATCCTCATGTCCATATCATGCTGACGCTCCGGCCTTTGAAAGAAAACGGGCAGTGGGGTGCAAAGTGCCGCAAGGCATACGATCTGGACGAGAACGGACAGCGTATCCCGGATGGGAAAGGCGGCTGGAAAAATCATCGGGAGGATACGACCGACTGGAACGATAAAGGAAATGTGGAGATTTGGCGGGCAGCGTGGGCAGCCTACACCAACCGGGCACTGGAATCTGCCGGTAGACCGGAGCGTATTGACCACCGCAGTTACAAGCGGCAGGGCATTGATAAAATCCCCTCTGTCCATCTGGGGCCAGCCGCCAGCCAAATGGAAAAGCGCGGTATCCGCACCGACAAGGGAGAAGTAAACCGGCAGATCGCCGCCGACAACAAACTGCTGAAAGAAATTAAAGCCCGCATTACCCGTCTTTATCGCTGGTCGAAAGACGAAGCGGAAAAACCACAAACACAGCAAAGCAGCTTGACCGCTTTGTGGGAGGCACAGCAGCAGTTGAATGCTCCCCGCACCCGCACCGGAAAAATCCGGGCTTTGCAGGAAAGCGCTGCACTATTCAGCTTTTTACAGGCAAACGGCATCCAGTCTATGCAGCAGCTTCATGAAAAAATCGATGATATGAACAGCCGTTACTATGACCTGCGGGGAAAGATCGTCAAGGCTGAGCGCCGGATCGCCACTCTTACCGAACGAGGGGAGATGTGGGAACAGTACAACCAGTACAAGTCCATCCACAAGCAGCTTGCCAAAGTAAAGCCGGAAAAGTGGGAACAGTTTGAGCAGCGCCACAGCCGGGAACTGATCCTGTATGATGCAGCAGCCCGGTATCTGAAAGAACTGAAAGCCAGCGGCGAGGGGATCACCCCGAAGGCATGGCAGCGGGAAATCGACCAGCTGACCGCCGGAAAGCAGACGGACACGCTTGCCATGAAATCCATGAGGGAGGATTTGAAAGCAGTGGAACGGCTCCGCAAAACCGCCGAGCAGCTGTCCCGACAGGAACGGGACAAGTCTCACGAGCGTGGGCCGGAGCGGTAA
- a CDS encoding type II toxin-antitoxin system YafQ family toxin, producing MKETKYTVKYTTSFKKDYKRAIKRGLKIKLLEQVVALLAMGEPLPDKNRDHDLSGDWAGHRECHILPDWLLVYRIEDDVLVLTLARTGTHSDLFGK from the coding sequence ATGAAAGAAACCAAATATACCGTCAAGTACACGACCAGTTTCAAAAAAGACTACAAACGAGCCATCAAGCGTGGCTTGAAGATCAAGCTGCTGGAGCAGGTCGTAGCATTGCTGGCAATGGGCGAGCCGCTGCCGGATAAAAACCGCGACCATGACCTGTCCGGCGATTGGGCAGGTCATCGGGAATGTCATATTCTCCCGGACTGGCTGCTTGTCTATCGCATAGAGGATGATGTTCTGGTGCTGACGCTGGCCCGCACCGGCACACACAGCGACTTGTTCGGCAAATAA
- a CDS encoding sigma-70 family RNA polymerase sigma factor: MQTINLKQYYPFCKEDIFVEVSDEIVEAFLLDKRAEAARERKMFRYKAFYSLDCNDGIENAAIGWAQPSPEDHLIEKEELAEYEELIRRLYEAIFSLPPMQARRVHARYMLGMKVKDIAAMEGITPSQAGKSIHAALRRLRRYFACQKWTVNL; the protein is encoded by the coding sequence ATGCAGACCATCAATCTCAAACAATATTATCCATTTTGCAAAGAGGACATTTTTGTGGAGGTGTCCGATGAGATCGTCGAAGCGTTTCTTCTGGATAAGAGAGCCGAGGCCGCCAGAGAACGCAAGATGTTCCGGTATAAGGCGTTTTACTCCCTCGATTGTAACGACGGAATCGAAAATGCCGCAATCGGCTGGGCGCAGCCATCGCCGGAGGATCATTTGATAGAAAAAGAAGAATTAGCCGAATACGAAGAACTGATACGGCGATTGTATGAAGCCATTTTTTCCCTGCCGCCTATGCAGGCCCGCCGTGTCCATGCCCGCTATATGCTGGGTATGAAAGTGAAAGATATTGCCGCAATGGAGGGTATCACACCATCACAGGCGGGAAAATCCATCCACGCTGCACTGCGGAGGCTGCGCCGGTACTTTGCGTGTCAGAAATGGACGGTCAATCTATGA
- a CDS encoding phage replisome organizer N-terminal domain-containing protein: MADNRKYYYLKLKENFFDSDSIVLLEDMKDGILYSNILLKLYLKSLKNGGKLQLDEHIPYTAQMIATLTRHQIGTVERALEIFRQLGLVEQLDSGAFYMTDIELMIGQSSTEAERKRAARLANKALPPPRTNGGHLSDIRPPEIEIKKEIDIEIEKERELETGQAPAAYGRYNNVFLSDTELDELKAELPDKWEYYIDRLSCHIASTGKQYHSHAATIYKWAQEDAAKGKAAPKQGIPDYSCKEGESL, from the coding sequence ATGGCAGATAACCGCAAGTATTACTACCTCAAGCTGAAAGAGAACTTTTTTGACAGCGACTCCATTGTGCTGCTGGAAGATATGAAAGACGGGATTTTATACTCCAATATCCTCTTGAAGCTGTACTTAAAATCGCTGAAAAACGGCGGTAAATTGCAGCTTGACGAGCATATCCCCTACACAGCGCAGATGATAGCGACACTGACCCGCCACCAGATAGGAACGGTTGAGAGGGCTTTGGAGATTTTCCGGCAGTTGGGGCTTGTGGAGCAGCTTGACAGCGGGGCTTTCTATATGACCGACATTGAGTTGATGATAGGACAGTCCTCTACCGAAGCCGAGCGAAAACGGGCGGCAAGGCTTGCAAACAAGGCTTTGCCACCACCCCGGACAAACGGCGGACATTTGTCCGACATTCGTCCACCAGAGATAGAGATAAAGAAAGAGATAGATATAGAGATAGAAAAAGAGAGAGAGTTAGAAACGGGACAAGCCCCCGCCGCTTATGGCAGATACAACAATGTTTTTCTTTCCGATACGGAACTGGACGAGCTGAAAGCGGAACTGCCCGACAAATGGGAGTATTATATTGACCGGCTTTCCTGCCATATCGCTTCCACCGGGAAGCAGTACCACAGCCATGCAGCCACCATTTACAAGTGGGCGCAGGAGGACGCTGCCAAAGGCAAGGCTGCCCCGAAACAGGGCATACCCGATTATTCATGCAAGGAGGGCGAGAGCTTATGA